Proteins from a genomic interval of Candidatus Babela massiliensis:
- the cysS gene encoding cysteine--tRNA ligase, whose product MNNFKLYLTNTLSGNQELFEPNSVNQKNQIDSDKKLKVNMYVCGITPYDYAHLGHGRCYVTFDLLYRLLNLLDYKVTYCRNFTDIDDKLIKRSELEFSDPNQYWVLSSKFIKAYHEDMAKLNCLSPQYEPYVTKHIPQIINFIEQLINKNKAYNSNLSNGDVYYNVNSFKDYGKLSKRDLSELKIGARVEVREDKKSPLDFALWKGEESGPGWNSPWGFGRPGWHIECSTLIKEYLGDSIDIHGGGMDLIFPHHENEIAQSEALTDRPLAKYWIHNAFILVNKEKMSKSLGNFFTLRELFEKYDPMLIRYYFLNHHYRSPIEFSIDDLKASSKSYQRLVKFFEGVEVEDLTSIKEEDFNKLTISLDLLNALLSDLNVAKFFGIIFEKLKELEQNKAEIIMAKSLIQQILGLKLEPILEEKVEITPAIQELINQREHARSLKDWKKADEIRDKLVELGVEVQDKKLNK is encoded by the coding sequence ATGAATAATTTTAAACTATATTTAACTAATACTCTTTCAGGCAACCAGGAACTATTTGAACCAAATAGTGTTAATCAAAAGAATCAAATTGATTCTGATAAAAAACTAAAGGTTAACATGTACGTTTGCGGTATAACTCCTTATGATTATGCTCATTTAGGTCATGGTCGTTGCTATGTAACCTTTGATCTTTTATATCGCTTGCTTAACTTACTTGATTATAAAGTAACTTATTGCCGTAATTTTACCGATATTGATGATAAGCTAATCAAGCGTTCTGAACTTGAATTTAGCGATCCCAATCAATATTGGGTACTGTCTTCTAAATTTATTAAGGCTTATCATGAGGACATGGCGAAACTTAATTGTTTAAGCCCCCAGTATGAACCTTACGTAACTAAACATATACCACAGATAATTAATTTTATCGAGCAACTTATTAATAAAAATAAAGCTTATAATTCTAACCTATCAAATGGTGATGTTTACTATAATGTTAACTCATTTAAAGATTATGGCAAGTTATCTAAGCGCGATTTATCAGAACTGAAAATTGGAGCTCGTGTAGAAGTCAGAGAAGATAAGAAAAGCCCTCTTGATTTTGCATTATGGAAAGGTGAAGAGTCAGGTCCTGGTTGGAATAGTCCATGGGGATTTGGCCGACCTGGATGGCATATTGAATGTTCTACTTTAATAAAAGAATACTTGGGTGATTCAATTGATATTCATGGTGGAGGTATGGATTTAATATTTCCTCACCATGAAAATGAAATTGCCCAATCAGAAGCTCTTACTGATAGACCTCTTGCTAAATATTGGATTCATAATGCCTTTATTTTGGTAAATAAAGAGAAAATGTCTAAATCTTTAGGTAATTTTTTTACTTTGCGTGAGCTTTTTGAAAAATATGATCCTATGCTTATAAGATACTATTTCTTGAATCATCATTATAGAAGTCCTATAGAATTTTCTATTGATGATTTGAAAGCATCATCAAAAAGTTATCAAAGATTAGTTAAATTTTTTGAAGGTGTTGAAGTGGAAGATCTTACTTCTATAAAAGAAGAAGATTTTAATAAATTAACTATATCTTTAGATCTTTTAAATGCACTTTTATCTGATCTTAATGTCGCTAAATTTTTTGGTATTATTTTTGAAAAATTAAAAGAATTAGAACAAAATAAAGCAGAAATTATAATGGCTAAATCTTTAATTCAACAAATTTTAGGTCTCAAATTAGAACCTATTTTAGAAGAAAAAGTTGAAATTACTCCTGCAATACAGGAATTAATTAATCAAAGAGAACATGCTCGTTCTTTAAAAGATTGGAAAAAAGCTGACGAGATAAGAGATAAATTAGTAGAATTAGGTGTAGAAGTTCAGGATAAAAAATTAAATAAGTAA
- the lspA gene encoding signal peptidase II produces MILDSYKKFMSQTALILVYSILSLLIISFDRVTKYFALYYLKAGKFLSNFIDLDFVLNRGISFGIFNSDNSFIFFFITLLVFLITVYLLVYTVDRFKNGHKIFGEILVLSGSLSNIVDRLIYGGVIDFISIKYILPFTFFNIADVSICLGIFIMFLQFYKSEI; encoded by the coding sequence ATGATTTTAGATAGTTATAAAAAATTTATGAGTCAAACAGCCTTGATTTTAGTTTATTCTATTTTAAGTTTATTGATTATATCTTTTGATAGAGTGACTAAATATTTTGCTTTATATTACTTAAAAGCAGGAAAATTTTTAAGTAATTTTATTGATTTAGATTTTGTTTTAAACCGTGGGATATCTTTTGGAATTTTTAACTCTGATAATAGCTTTATATTTTTCTTTATTACTTTATTAGTGTTTTTGATTACGGTATATTTATTAGTTTATACAGTAGATAGATTCAAAAATGGACATAAAATATTTGGTGAAATATTAGTTCTTTCAGGTTCGCTATCAAATATTGTTGATAGACTAATCTATGGAGGAGTTATAGATTTTATATCTATAAAGTACATATTGCCATTTACCTTTTTTAATATAGCAGATGTATCTATTTGTCTTGGTATTTTTATAATGTTCTTGCAGTTTTATAAATCAGAGATTTAA
- a CDS encoding ABC transporter ATP-binding protein, protein MSDILMKIDNIKKTYASDKYQIEALKGISFDIYQSEILSLLGSNGAGKTTLSSIIATLHPPTSGDIIFNGESIYQNTKNIMEYRRYLGFCPQIANFEQDLTVEENLIFSGHYFDIDRDDLKKRVKFLLEKFNLGQYSKMSPKVLSGGYKQRLLIARALIPDPKLIILDEPTIAMDPQIRRDLWSEILALKKEGATILLTTHYIDEAEELSDRVCILDKGAIKMLATPTGLKQLYNKNKLEDIFLDILKSDQ, encoded by the coding sequence ATGTCAGATATATTAATGAAAATTGATAATATCAAAAAGACTTATGCTTCTGATAAATACCAGATAGAGGCCTTAAAAGGAATATCTTTTGATATTTATCAGTCAGAAATATTAAGTCTTTTAGGTTCTAATGGAGCGGGTAAAACTACCTTATCTTCTATAATAGCAACCCTACACCCTCCTACTTCGGGAGATATTATATTTAATGGAGAATCTATATATCAAAATACTAAAAATATTATGGAATATAGGAGATATTTAGGATTTTGTCCCCAAATAGCAAATTTTGAACAGGATTTAACCGTTGAGGAAAATTTAATCTTTTCAGGTCATTATTTTGATATTGATAGAGATGATCTAAAAAAAAGAGTAAAATTTTTGCTTGAAAAGTTTAATTTGGGTCAATATAGCAAAATGTCTCCTAAAGTTTTATCAGGAGGCTATAAACAGAGATTATTGATTGCTCGAGCTTTAATTCCGGATCCTAAACTGATTATTTTAGATGAGCCAACTATTGCTATGGATCCTCAAATTAGAAGAGATTTGTGGAGCGAAATTCTTGCTCTAAAAAAAGAAGGAGCTACTATTTTATTAACGACTCATTATATCGATGAAGCTGAAGAATTATCAGATAGAGTATGTATTTTAGATAAAGGTGCAATTAAGATGTTAGCAACTCCTACTGGACTTAAGCAGCTATATAATAAAAATAAACTAGAGGATATTTTTTTGGATATTTTAAAATCTGATCAATAA
- a CDS encoding alpha/beta hydrolase family protein: protein MLLKIIIFLKVILISNLLDVLEAANFVNFNDNKSYSYIFAPGLTSTEMQLAKYLPSFIASTGEKISSRQGIHTINLPISICKFAEIDFENFKNKSKFNIFNPAKYFYYFFNNYLNGKFSVNVKKSKRLKLANTLSSYTILVSKINIGQQEDIKCLSKTYAEHILNYKNTEVILYGASRGAAAAFNFISQFRPKYVKAIILEGIFDSIHDLLFQKVGYFNIIVENLLTLVTSYKKDGISPINNINNIPKNLPILLITSRVDESVPCQCTINLYNALKSIGRKEVNILILNKSSHVGYICDNNQDKNSYQSVVHAFYRYYGFPHDEELAKQGYAQFKLCKPQLKDFNNL from the coding sequence ATGCTACTTAAAATTATAATATTTTTAAAGGTTATTTTAATATCTAATTTACTGGATGTGCTAGAGGCAGCTAATTTTGTAAATTTTAATGATAATAAAAGTTATTCTTATATCTTTGCGCCAGGTTTGACGTCTACAGAAATGCAGCTTGCTAAATATTTACCATCTTTTATAGCTTCTACGGGTGAAAAGATTAGTTCTAGGCAAGGAATTCACACTATTAATCTTCCTATAAGTATTTGTAAATTTGCTGAGATTGATTTTGAAAATTTCAAGAATAAAAGCAAGTTTAATATTTTTAATCCTGCTAAATATTTTTATTATTTTTTTAATAATTATTTAAATGGGAAGTTTAGTGTTAATGTAAAGAAAAGTAAGAGATTAAAGCTTGCCAATACATTAAGTTCTTATACAATATTAGTTTCCAAAATTAATATTGGACAACAAGAAGATATAAAATGTTTATCAAAAACTTATGCTGAACATATATTAAATTATAAAAATACTGAAGTTATTCTTTATGGAGCCTCAAGAGGGGCAGCGGCAGCTTTTAATTTTATTTCTCAATTTAGGCCTAAGTATGTAAAAGCTATTATATTAGAAGGTATTTTTGATTCTATTCATGACTTGTTATTTCAAAAAGTAGGTTATTTTAATATTATTGTAGAAAATTTATTAACTTTAGTTACATCTTACAAAAAAGATGGGATATCACCTATAAATAATATAAATAATATCCCTAAAAATTTACCTATTTTGCTTATAACATCAAGAGTTGATGAAAGTGTACCTTGTCAATGTACTATTAATCTATATAATGCATTAAAATCAATAGGCCGTAAAGAAGTTAATATATTAATCTTAAATAAATCTTCTCATGTAGGTTATATCTGTGATAATAATCAAGATAAAAATAGCTATCAATCAGTGGTTCACGCTTTTTATAGATACTACGGATTTCCTCATGATGAAGAGCTGGCCAAACAAGGGTATGCTCAATTTAAATTATGTAAACCTCAATTAAAAGATTTTAATAATTTATAA
- the trxA gene encoding thioredoxin: MAVISINKHNFKQEIEEASKPVVIEVYATWCGPCQHMMPIFEELEEELKDKYTFAKLNVDEAREIAIAYNISSVPTFLFIKDNKVASQERGYMSKEDLKSKIEELLG; encoded by the coding sequence ATGGCTGTTATTAGTATTAATAAACACAATTTCAAACAAGAAATTGAAGAAGCATCTAAACCGGTTGTAATAGAAGTATATGCTACTTGGTGTGGCCCTTGCCAACACATGATGCCAATATTTGAAGAATTAGAAGAAGAATTAAAAGATAAATATACTTTTGCAAAACTTAACGTTGATGAAGCAAGAGAAATAGCAATTGCATACAATATATCTTCTGTTCCGACATTTCTTTTTATAAAAGATAATAAAGTTGCATCCCAAGAACGTGGATACATGAGTAAAGAAGACTTAAAATCAAAAATAGAAGAACTTCTAGGATAG
- a CDS encoding ABC transporter permease: MFFKMLNTFKWLLWRDIRVVGKDYLNNLLDATLLPSALVIIFGYIFPTMGMIVNYGNIMLIGTVAGMSMWSASSSSGSFITDLNNQKSINYELTLPIYSYLVYIKYALSYAIKSMLMSIAIIPIGILILGSKIDYSQISLFKLIFAYVSSCLFFGFFTLLVAIMVKDITSFSRFWMRWGWLLFNLGGSQFTWYSMYRSLPKFAIINLLNPLVYPIESLRCAFLGPKDYLPYYLTISMVWLFIIFFALIGIKKFKSRLDCL, translated from the coding sequence ATGTTTTTTAAAATGTTAAATACTTTCAAATGGCTTTTATGGCGTGATATTCGTGTGGTTGGTAAAGATTATTTAAATAATCTATTAGATGCTACGCTTTTGCCTTCTGCTTTAGTAATTATATTTGGTTATATTTTCCCGACTATGGGTATGATTGTTAATTATGGTAATATTATGTTAATAGGTACTGTGGCAGGTATGAGTATGTGGTCAGCTTCTTCAAGTTCTGGTTCATTTATTACTGATTTAAATAATCAAAAAAGTATAAATTATGAATTAACTTTACCTATTTACTCTTATCTTGTTTATATAAAGTATGCTTTATCTTATGCTATAAAATCCATGTTAATGAGTATTGCTATTATTCCTATAGGAATTTTAATTCTTGGTAGTAAAATAGATTATAGTCAAATTTCTTTATTTAAACTCATCTTTGCTTATGTAAGTTCATGTTTGTTTTTTGGATTCTTTACACTTTTAGTTGCGATAATGGTAAAAGATATTACTAGTTTTTCTAGATTTTGGATGCGATGGGGTTGGTTATTATTTAATTTAGGAGGTTCTCAATTTACTTGGTATTCTATGTATAGATCTTTGCCTAAATTTGCTATTATAAATCTGTTAAACCCTTTAGTTTATCCTATTGAATCTTTAAGATGTGCTTTTTTAGGTCCTAAAGATTATTTGCCTTATTATTTAACTATTTCAATGGTTTGGCTCTTTATAATTTTTTTTGCTTTAATTGGCATTAAGAAATTTAAATCTCGTCTAGATTGCTTGTAA
- a CDS encoding rhodanese-related sulfurtransferase: protein MGKILLYYKYVSIENPESVVLWQKELCQSLGLTGRIIVAQEGINGTLGGEDKAIENYKSQMINHHQFGHLFNDIDFKESSGSSNHFPRLRIVLKNEIVRLGLDPQEITAEDGGIHLTPEEVHNLIAQKPEDLVLLDTRNDYESRIGTFKDAIIPNTKTFREFPQYIDQNLEQFKDKKVLMFCTGGVRCERASAYLKSKNISKEVYQIKGGIHRYVEKYQDGFFRGKNYVFDGRIAAKVTNDILSQCTHCNKSYDDYTNCINAECNIQIIVCPECISIYHNTCSQKCLDLVNNKKVNVRTIDRKTT from the coding sequence ATGGGAAAGATCTTACTTTATTATAAATACGTCTCTATTGAAAATCCTGAATCAGTAGTTTTATGGCAAAAAGAACTTTGTCAATCTTTAGGACTCACAGGAAGAATTATAGTTGCTCAAGAAGGTATAAACGGTACTTTAGGTGGAGAAGATAAAGCAATAGAAAATTACAAATCTCAAATGATTAATCATCATCAATTTGGCCATTTATTTAATGACATAGATTTTAAGGAAAGCTCGGGAAGTTCAAATCATTTTCCACGCTTAAGAATAGTGCTTAAAAATGAAATAGTCCGCCTTGGTTTAGATCCACAAGAAATAACAGCAGAAGATGGTGGTATACATCTAACTCCTGAAGAAGTCCATAATTTAATCGCCCAAAAACCTGAAGATTTAGTATTACTTGATACTAGAAATGATTATGAATCTCGAATTGGTACTTTTAAGGACGCTATTATTCCAAATACAAAAACATTTAGAGAATTTCCTCAATATATAGATCAAAATTTAGAACAATTTAAAGATAAAAAAGTTCTAATGTTTTGTACAGGTGGTGTCCGTTGCGAAAGAGCTTCAGCTTATTTAAAGTCAAAAAATATATCTAAAGAAGTATATCAAATTAAAGGTGGTATACATAGATATGTAGAGAAATATCAAGATGGTTTCTTTAGAGGAAAAAACTATGTCTTTGATGGAAGAATAGCTGCTAAAGTAACAAATGATATATTATCTCAATGTACACACTGCAATAAAAGTTATGATGACTACACTAATTGTATCAATGCTGAATGTAATATTCAAATAATAGTCTGCCCTGAATGCATTAGCATATATCATAATACTTGTAGCCAAAAATGTCTTGATTTGGTTAATAATAAAAAAGTAAATGTAAGAACAATAGATAGAAAAACAACATAA
- a CDS encoding phosphatidylglycerophosphatase A, giving the protein MNNIFKNLATIGPVGYLKAPGTCGSLVGLLGIYILRLFKFNIYFETILILFLIILSNFIIQYALKEFKYSVKFQDPSEIILDEFIGILITFYNLDLNYKTLLLGFLLFRIFDISKTCGIFYIEKYFTGSWAVILDDIGAAILSNIIIRFILL; this is encoded by the coding sequence GTGAATAATATATTTAAAAATTTAGCAACCATAGGTCCTGTTGGTTATTTAAAGGCGCCTGGGACATGCGGATCTCTAGTTGGACTTTTAGGTATATATATTTTGAGATTATTTAAGTTTAATATATATTTTGAGACTATATTAATATTATTTTTAATTATTTTATCGAATTTTATTATTCAATATGCTCTAAAAGAATTTAAATATAGTGTTAAATTTCAGGATCCCTCAGAAATAATATTAGACGAATTTATAGGTATATTAATTACTTTTTATAATTTAGATTTAAATTATAAAACTTTATTATTAGGATTTCTGCTGTTTAGGATTTTTGATATAAGTAAAACTTGTGGTATCTTTTATATAGAAAAATATTTTACCGGTTCTTGGGCAGTAATTCTGGATGATATAGGTGCTGCCATTTTATCAAATATTATTATAAGATTTATATTATTATGA
- a CDS encoding cache domain-containing protein → MQKTLMKNLVFIIAFLFVYEIGCQEEFQAGNGKRPVLMEEHRTRNRNAQMKQLVENAAKHLQKVPLEEALYDFIYNPIWRKGELYVFVYDENGNCLAQGDDSDLIWKSIGNLKSVSRIPLLQQMLNSSKGARVSYSWNNSYISAYVKTVEKDGKRYILGGGFYPQNPRYTAKTLAQTAAAYFYSSGKDDTFALMSEHEGPFVKGDIYAWAMDFDGICVANSENPALMGQSVIDLTDDKNQPVNKNMIKIAKEKGSGWVDYYSQGDSKRSYFLKVVDPKTKKAYLLIADYYPNKSLQTVETFVHRAVSFLKANGAQVAFKEFSNKVGQFIQGALSIFVYDMQGNCVANGDLPSLVGQNLLKRKDQNGKFMVQEILRIANKYGRGFASYHVRNAFMLAYVVKVEIPDGKFVVVCEYAPDSKTKTVEAFVNKAIEYFKSHTRFEAFDRFSSRQGGFLQGDLSVFVYDQKGFRLVNGVRKHQIWRNFSKSTDQDGKPVVQDIITLAINGGGWYEYKLLNAIRRVYVQSVDKDNESFIIGSGYFM, encoded by the coding sequence ATGCAAAAAACGTTGATGAAAAATTTAGTTTTTATAATAGCTTTTTTATTTGTCTATGAGATTGGTTGCCAAGAAGAATTTCAAGCTGGCAATGGGAAAAGGCCTGTATTAATGGAAGAGCATAGGACTAGAAATAGAAATGCTCAGATGAAGCAATTGGTGGAAAACGCAGCTAAACATTTGCAAAAAGTTCCTCTTGAGGAAGCTCTTTATGATTTTATATATAATCCAATTTGGCGTAAAGGAGAGTTATATGTTTTTGTATATGATGAAAATGGAAATTGCCTTGCTCAAGGTGATGATTCTGATTTAATATGGAAGAGTATTGGTAATTTGAAATCGGTAAGTAGAATTCCTTTGCTTCAACAAATGTTAAATTCAAGTAAAGGAGCTAGAGTTTCTTATTCTTGGAATAACTCTTATATTTCAGCTTATGTAAAGACCGTAGAAAAAGATGGAAAAAGGTATATTTTAGGAGGGGGCTTTTATCCTCAAAATCCTAGGTATACTGCAAAAACATTAGCACAGACTGCAGCTGCTTATTTTTATAGTAGCGGCAAAGATGATACTTTTGCTCTTATGTCTGAACATGAGGGTCCTTTTGTTAAAGGTGATATTTATGCATGGGCAATGGATTTTGATGGCATTTGTGTTGCTAATTCAGAAAATCCTGCTTTAATGGGTCAAAGTGTAATAGACTTAACTGATGACAAGAATCAACCTGTTAATAAAAATATGATCAAAATTGCTAAAGAAAAAGGTAGCGGTTGGGTTGATTATTATTCTCAGGGGGATAGTAAACGTTCTTATTTCTTAAAAGTGGTAGATCCTAAAACTAAAAAGGCTTATTTATTGATAGCTGATTATTACCCAAATAAAAGCTTGCAAACTGTAGAGACTTTTGTTCATAGAGCAGTTAGTTTTTTAAAGGCAAATGGAGCTCAGGTAGCTTTTAAAGAATTTTCAAATAAAGTAGGCCAGTTTATACAAGGAGCTCTTTCGATATTTGTTTATGATATGCAAGGTAATTGTGTAGCAAACGGTGATTTGCCTAGTTTAGTTGGTCAAAATTTATTAAAAAGAAAAGATCAAAATGGTAAATTCATGGTTCAAGAAATACTGAGAATTGCTAATAAGTATGGTAGAGGTTTTGCTAGTTATCATGTTAGGAATGCTTTTATGTTAGCCTACGTTGTTAAGGTTGAAATTCCTGATGGTAAATTTGTAGTAGTTTGTGAATATGCTCCAGACTCTAAGACAAAAACAGTAGAAGCGTTTGTTAATAAAGCAATAGAATATTTCAAGAGTCATACTCGCTTTGAAGCCTTTGATAGATTTTCTTCAAGGCAAGGAGGCTTTTTACAAGGAGATTTATCTGTATTTGTTTATGATCAAAAAGGGTTTAGATTAGTCAATGGTGTACGAAAACATCAAATTTGGCGTAATTTTTCTAAATCTACTGATCAGGATGGTAAGCCTGTTGTACAAGATATTATTACTTTAGCAATCAATGGAGGAGGATGGTACGAATATAAGCTTTTAAATGCAATAAGAAGAGTTTATGTTCAATCAGTTGATAAGGACAATGAAAGCTTTATTATAGGTAGTGGTTATTTCATGTAA
- the pheT gene encoding phenylalanine--tRNA ligase subunit beta, translated as MKLSMRWIFDHIDLGSLKLEDINIKELVDLFSLNSAEIESLDYVNTSLDRLTLAQVKSIDNMQAILYSPELKKEIILPLEKDILLNSVYLIKQDHQNFYRATLKDLGSSNTTLLPNVYVSDEDLSGNWKKDFEVTDYIIEVSNTTITNRPDMWSHRGFAREFTVLLNKQLLPENKILSQRNIKNYSNLQVLKSNVESDNPFIIEIDSGNCAYACRRFAGLYFKEIENIPSLLNMATRLLRVNAKPINMIVDLTNYVMFDLSQPMHAFDAKKIESKRILARCAWDGEKIELLDNSEVALNSKDYVITDGEEPIALAGIMGGSSTAVSVKTDSIFLESANFDPVTIRQTSTRIKKRTEASSRFEKNLDPNQNTQAILRFLKLLDDNHVKYKASESIISLGNEYGEKVIKVDYKFILNKLGIEVSVDRIEDILVNLDFGIKLEKDIKDNSIFFIITVPTFRSKDIAIKEDIVEEIARFIGYENFAPKLPLRATLPFDISNIMSIRTIKKYMAFGIKMNEAQSYSFFDEEFLKELNYEPKDYLEIQNPQSQNYKRLITSLVPNLFKCISTNIDKLSNLRFFELNRVWFIDNEHNNKQAVEFLELSGIFYDHKSQIDFYEHKALINSLFDLLNISIEWKKPDAESNLEPWYDINKTALLVYKDRIIGQAGVADQIFLNKFVPGYAFIFELDANFLTNIKNQIYKFKPLIKYPEVHFDVSLLINQEVNVDSILKVIKNSNNKIHEVALIDMFHKEEWGKEKSLTFRLTIYDENKTLVKEEIDEVTFSVLSNLRALGAQIR; from the coding sequence ATGAAATTATCAATGAGATGGATATTTGATCATATAGATTTAGGATCATTAAAATTAGAAGATATAAATATAAAAGAATTAGTAGACTTATTTAGTTTAAACTCTGCTGAAATTGAATCTTTAGATTATGTAAATACAAGTCTAGATCGCCTTACGTTAGCTCAGGTTAAATCTATTGATAACATGCAAGCTATTTTATATAGTCCTGAGTTAAAAAAAGAGATAATTTTGCCTTTAGAAAAAGATATCTTACTCAACTCTGTTTATTTAATTAAGCAAGATCATCAAAATTTTTATAGAGCTACTTTAAAAGATTTAGGCTCAAGTAATACAACTTTGCTTCCAAATGTTTATGTGTCAGATGAGGATTTATCTGGTAATTGGAAAAAAGATTTTGAAGTGACTGATTATATTATAGAAGTTAGTAATACCACTATAACCAATAGGCCTGATATGTGGTCTCATAGAGGATTTGCAAGAGAATTTACTGTTCTGCTTAATAAGCAACTTTTGCCTGAAAATAAGATTTTGTCACAAAGAAATATTAAAAATTATAGCAATTTGCAAGTACTAAAGTCTAATGTAGAATCTGACAATCCATTTATTATAGAAATAGATTCAGGAAATTGTGCTTATGCATGCCGTAGATTTGCAGGACTTTACTTTAAAGAGATAGAAAATATACCCTCTTTATTAAATATGGCTACACGGCTTTTAAGAGTGAATGCAAAACCAATTAATATGATAGTAGATTTAACTAATTATGTTATGTTTGACTTAAGTCAACCTATGCATGCTTTTGATGCTAAAAAGATAGAAAGTAAGAGAATATTAGCTCGATGTGCTTGGGATGGTGAAAAAATTGAACTACTAGATAATAGCGAAGTTGCTTTAAATTCAAAAGATTATGTAATAACAGATGGAGAAGAACCTATAGCTCTTGCAGGTATTATGGGAGGAAGCTCTACTGCTGTTTCAGTTAAAACTGATTCTATTTTTCTTGAATCTGCTAATTTTGATCCAGTTACTATAAGACAAACGTCAACGCGTATTAAAAAAAGGACAGAAGCATCTTCAAGATTTGAAAAAAATTTAGATCCTAATCAAAATACTCAAGCTATTTTAAGGTTTTTAAAGTTACTTGATGATAATCATGTAAAGTATAAGGCTTCTGAATCTATAATATCTTTGGGCAATGAGTATGGTGAAAAAGTAATTAAAGTAGATTATAAATTTATATTAAATAAATTAGGCATTGAAGTATCAGTTGATAGAATTGAAGATATTTTAGTTAATTTAGATTTTGGTATAAAATTAGAAAAAGATATTAAAGATAATAGTATCTTTTTTATTATCACTGTTCCTACTTTTAGATCAAAAGATATTGCAATTAAAGAAGATATAGTTGAAGAGATAGCAAGATTTATAGGTTATGAAAATTTTGCGCCTAAATTACCGTTGAGAGCAACTTTGCCATTTGATATTTCTAACATAATGTCAATAAGAACGATTAAGAAGTATATGGCTTTCGGTATTAAAATGAATGAAGCGCAATCTTATTCATTTTTTGATGAAGAATTTTTAAAAGAGCTTAATTATGAACCTAAAGATTATTTAGAAATTCAAAATCCACAATCTCAGAATTATAAAAGACTAATTACTTCTCTAGTACCTAATTTATTTAAATGCATATCTACTAATATCGATAAGTTAAGTAACTTGAGATTTTTTGAGCTTAATAGGGTATGGTTTATCGATAATGAACATAATAACAAGCAAGCTGTCGAATTTTTAGAATTATCAGGAATATTTTATGATCATAAATCTCAAATTGATTTTTACGAGCATAAAGCTCTAATAAACTCTCTTTTTGATTTGCTTAATATTTCAATAGAGTGGAAAAAGCCTGATGCTGAATCTAATTTAGAACCTTGGTATGATATAAATAAAACTGCTCTACTTGTTTATAAAGATAGAATTATCGGACAAGCAGGTGTCGCTGATCAAATTTTTTTGAATAAATTTGTTCCAGGCTATGCTTTCATTTTTGAGTTAGACGCTAATTTTTTAACTAATATAAAAAATCAAATATATAAGTTTAAACCTCTTATTAAATATCCAGAAGTGCATTTTGATGTTAGCCTATTAATTAACCAAGAAGTTAATGTTGATAGCATTTTAAAAGTTATTAAAAATTCTAATAATAAAATACACGAAGTTGCTTTAATTGATATGTTCCATAAAGAAGAGTGGGGCAAAGAAAAATCTCTTACTTTTAGATTAACAATATATGATGAAAATAAGACTTTAGTTAAAGAGGAAATAGATGAAGTTACTTTTTCGGTTTTGAGCAATTTAAGAGCTTTAGGTGCACAAATAAGATGA
- a CDS encoding NUDIX domain-containing protein: MKIRDTARVILVNSDKKILLLKYTYPNEIFWLIPGGKIEGNETLLEAAKRELYEESGILNAEFIEPYTFYSEETYLIDNEKVFFKEHIFLAYIHNTEISLLNLNLNERNIISEARWWNIQEFIDSKENFYPKDLLPLIKKAIEYF; the protein is encoded by the coding sequence ATGAAAATTAGAGATACAGCAAGAGTAATTTTAGTAAATTCTGACAAAAAAATATTATTGCTTAAATATACTTATCCTAATGAAATTTTTTGGCTCATCCCGGGTGGTAAAATAGAAGGAAATGAGACTTTGTTAGAAGCTGCTAAAAGAGAATTATATGAGGAAAGTGGAATTTTAAATGCTGAATTTATTGAGCCCTATACTTTTTATTCAGAAGAGACTTATTTGATTGATAATGAGAAAGTATTTTTTAAAGAACATATTTTCCTTGCCTATATACACAATACAGAAATATCTCTTTTAAACTTAAATTTGAATGAAAGAAATATTATTTCAGAAGCTAGATGGTGGAATATACAAGAATTTATTGATAGTAAAGAGAATTTTTATCCCAAAGATTTATTGCCTTTGATAAAAAAAGCTATTGAGTATTTCTAA